The following are from one region of the Treponema denticola genome:
- a CDS encoding DUF4398 domain-containing protein, with the protein MKKLITILIFLTVLIPLVALSYDDNEYQRKSRAYTELAAKAYDEGDYEASIEYSKLAESYAQQSADFIQRMLAKTEAEQEMNKARTRFTWAKANGAEEKYPDAYRTAEEALNAGSIAFDNENYDVAVVCAQRVMDALSVVKGKDDTGLAELPSQYRIRTWRGEKDCLWNIAAKKEVYGNPFMWRKLYEANKDKLPDANNPNWVEPDIILTIPSIKGEKRSGLYDPSKTYKRFK; encoded by the coding sequence ATGAAAAAACTTATCACAATCTTAATATTTTTGACGGTTTTAATACCGCTTGTTGCTCTCTCCTATGATGACAACGAATACCAGAGAAAAAGCAGGGCTTATACTGAACTTGCAGCGAAGGCCTATGATGAAGGAGATTACGAAGCCTCGATAGAATATTCAAAGCTTGCAGAAAGCTATGCACAGCAGTCGGCGGATTTTATTCAAAGAATGCTGGCTAAAACCGAAGCTGAACAGGAAATGAACAAGGCACGTACCAGATTCACTTGGGCAAAGGCAAACGGAGCTGAAGAAAAATATCCCGATGCCTATAGGACTGCAGAAGAAGCCTTAAACGCAGGAAGCATAGCCTTCGATAACGAAAACTATGATGTAGCAGTCGTATGTGCCCAAAGAGTAATGGACGCTCTTTCGGTAGTTAAGGGAAAGGATGACACAGGTCTTGCAGAGCTTCCTTCTCAATATAGAATCAGGACATGGAGAGGAGAAAAGGACTGTTTGTGGAATATAGCAGCCAAAAAGGAAGTCTATGGAAATCCCTTTATGTGGCGTAAGCTGTATGAGGCTAACAAGGATAAGCTCCCTGATGCAAACAATCCAAACTGGGTAGAACCGGATATTATTTTAACGATTCCGTCCATTAAAGGCGAAAAAAGATCAGGTCTCTACGATCCTTCAAAAACCTATAAACGGTTTAAATAA